A stretch of Paludisphaera borealis DNA encodes these proteins:
- a CDS encoding response regulator, translating to MPRTVLIVDDERDTNDILASFVRSRGFEPIQLYAGGQVKAAVAEHKPALILLDIMLPGYDGFALCDSLKRDRETNLIPIVMVTALESSQHRAAGVRVGANGYLSKPFTPTQLYEAMDKALAWHEEHQKRGTHGEINFDIRSELTYLQQANDMLADLFAHTPLTDRQIKDLKQAVMEMGGNAIEWGHRKNADLVLRITYRIDPNCITLIIKDQGPGFNPGNLPHAASDEDPIGHIDLRNELGIREGGFGIMLARGLVDDFWYNTPGNEVTLIKRLDAPVDKPSS from the coding sequence ATGCCGCGCACGGTTCTGATCGTCGACGATGAGCGCGACACCAACGACATCCTGGCCAGCTTCGTTCGGTCCCGCGGCTTCGAACCGATCCAGCTCTACGCCGGTGGGCAGGTCAAGGCCGCCGTCGCCGAGCATAAGCCCGCGTTGATCCTGCTCGACATCATGCTGCCGGGATACGACGGTTTCGCCCTCTGCGACAGCTTGAAGCGGGATCGGGAAACGAACCTGATCCCGATCGTGATGGTCACGGCTCTCGAATCGTCGCAGCACCGGGCCGCCGGGGTGCGGGTCGGGGCCAACGGCTACCTGTCCAAGCCGTTCACGCCCACGCAGCTTTACGAGGCGATGGACAAGGCGCTCGCCTGGCATGAGGAGCACCAGAAGCGCGGCACCCACGGCGAGATCAATTTCGACATCCGCAGCGAACTGACCTATCTCCAGCAAGCCAACGACATGCTGGCCGACCTGTTCGCCCACACCCCGCTCACCGACCGCCAGATCAAGGATCTGAAGCAGGCCGTGATGGAGATGGGGGGCAACGCCATCGAGTGGGGCCACCGCAAGAACGCCGACCTGGTGCTGCGGATCACCTACCGCATCGACCCCAACTGCATCACGCTGATCATCAAGGACCAGGGGCCCGGGTTCAACCCCGGCAACCTGCCGCACGCCGCCTCCGACGAAGACCCCATCGGCCACATCGACCTGCGCAATGAGCTGGGGATTCGCGAGGGGGGGTTCGGCATCATGCTCGCTCGCGGCCTCGTCGACGACTTCTGGTACAACACCCCGGGCAACGAGGTCACGCTCATCAAGCGGCTCGACGCCCCGGTCGACAAGCCGTCGAGCTAG
- a CDS encoding DUF1559 domain-containing protein yields the protein MSLRVRRGFTLIELLVVIAIIAVLIALLLPAVQSAREAARRAQCTNNLKQIGLALHNYHTSSNVFAMGGSRSNRVYQASPTTYDDWTTWSAHAMMLPYIEQAPLYNAINFNFSPEESDGTPNAAQGTVVLAIVNGFLCPSDSNAGRRNTNSYHGSYGTTTNSNVFYPNDNNNAGCNGLFTVMQSYGVKDCTDGSSNTIAFAEALTGNGQGNGRIGGGGNAPSLYRGNVVMPASGEPANARVYNGSSQMAAVMAGLQACATSFVAGNIADHRGWRWADGTSGFTMFNTIQTPNDSQFRFGGCRFGCGAGCNMDSGFSYSASSNHSGGVNTLLADGSVRFVKDSISRPIWWGLGTRDGGEVISSDSY from the coding sequence ATGAGTCTTCGAGTTCGACGCGGCTTCACGCTCATCGAATTGCTGGTGGTGATCGCGATCATCGCCGTCTTGATCGCATTGCTTCTGCCGGCGGTGCAGTCGGCTCGCGAGGCGGCCCGCCGCGCCCAGTGCACGAACAACCTCAAGCAGATCGGCTTGGCGTTGCACAATTACCACACGTCGTCGAACGTCTTCGCGATGGGCGGCTCGCGGTCGAACCGGGTGTACCAGGCGTCGCCGACGACCTACGACGACTGGACGACCTGGAGCGCCCACGCCATGATGCTCCCGTACATCGAGCAGGCGCCGCTCTACAACGCGATCAACTTCAACTTCTCGCCCGAGGAGAGCGACGGAACGCCCAATGCCGCGCAGGGCACGGTGGTGCTCGCCATCGTCAACGGCTTCCTCTGCCCCTCCGACTCCAACGCCGGCCGTCGCAACACCAACAGCTACCACGGTTCGTACGGCACGACGACCAACAGCAACGTGTTCTACCCCAACGACAACAACAACGCGGGTTGCAACGGCCTGTTCACGGTCATGCAGAGCTACGGCGTCAAGGACTGCACCGACGGCTCCTCGAACACCATCGCGTTCGCCGAGGCGCTGACCGGCAACGGCCAGGGCAACGGCCGGATCGGCGGCGGTGGGAACGCGCCCAGTCTGTATCGCGGCAACGTCGTCATGCCCGCCTCGGGCGAGCCGGCGAACGCCCGCGTCTACAACGGATCGAGCCAGATGGCTGCGGTCATGGCGGGCCTCCAGGCCTGCGCCACGTCGTTCGTGGCGGGCAACATCGCCGACCACCGCGGCTGGCGGTGGGCTGACGGCACCTCGGGCTTCACGATGTTCAACACGATCCAGACCCCCAACGACAGCCAGTTCCGCTTCGGCGGCTGCCGGTTCGGCTGCGGCGCAGGCTGCAACATGGACTCTGGATTCAGCTACAGCGCCAGCAGCAACCATTCCGGCGGCGTCAACACCTTGCTGGCCGACGGCAGCGTCCGCTTCGTCAAGGACTCCATCAGCCGGCCCATCTGGTGGGGCCTCGGCACCCGCGACGGCGGCGAAGTCATCAGCTCCGACAGCTATTGA